In Nicotiana tabacum cultivar K326 chromosome 17, ASM71507v2, whole genome shotgun sequence, one DNA window encodes the following:
- the LOC107775284 gene encoding putative purine permease 10 isoform X2, whose translation MGDTSVVVQSQVQDDEAKIEESSQNGTDQSKAPSFVQYKWWIQMVIYSTFVLSGQAIGTLFGRLYFDKGGNSKWLATLVQNIGFPILIPFLLITSTKTNHEVITEIQKPSFYIVASLYTLLGLFLAGNCMLYTIGLQYLPVTTYSLICASQLGFNALFSFFLNKQKITPYIVNSLVILTISSSLLVLQNDNSEDQSNKKSRKKYIIGFLSTVAASAGYALMLSITQLALQKIFKRESFRLILEMSIYQSLVATLAILVGFFASGEWKTMDKEMDEYKLGKVRYVLNLIGTAISWQVFSVGSIGLIFKVSSLFSNVISILGLPIAPVLAVIFLHDKLTGVKVMSMLLAIWGFVSYIYQHYLDDLKDKAAKNVQVVELSESLSLKEVKHVI comes from the exons ATGGGGGATACTTCAGTAGTAGTGCAATCACAAGTACAAG ATGACGAAGCAAAAATTGAAGAGAGCTCACAGAATGGAACTGATCAGTCAAAAGCTCCAAGCTTCGTACAGTACAAATGGTGGATCCAAATGGTTATTTACTCAACATTTGTTCTCTCTGGCCAAGCCATAGGTACACTCTTTGGTCGATTATATTTTGACAAAGGGGGAAATAGCAAATGGTTAGCTACATTAGTACAAAATATAGGCTTCCCAATTCTCATCCCTTTCCTCTTAATCACATCAACTAAAACTAATCATGAAGTGATCACTGAAATACAGAAACCATCTTTTTATATCGTtgcttcactttatactttgctTGGGTTGTTCCTAGCTGGAAATTGTATGTTATACACAATAGGTTTACAATACCTCCCTGTCACAACTTATTCACTTATTTGTGCTAGTCAATTGGGATTCAATGCTCTTTTTTCCTTCTTCctaaataaacaaaaaatcacCCCTTATATTGTCAACTCATTAGTAATTCTTACTATTTCCTCTTCTCTCCTCGTCCTCCAAAACGACAATTCTGAAGATCAGTCCAATAAAAAGTCTAGAAAAAAATACATAATTGGATTTTTATCCACAGTTGCTGCATCTGCTGGTTATGCATTGATGCTCTCTATTACACAGCTTGCTCTTCAGAAAATCTTTAAGAGGGAAAGTTTTCGTTTGATTCTAGAGATGTCAATTTACCAGTCATTAGTTGCGACATTGGCAATTTTAGTTGGATTTTTCGCGAGTGGTGAGTGGAAAACTATGGACAAAGAAATGGATGAGTATAAATTAGGGAAAGTTAGATATGTTTTGAATTTAATTGGGACAGCTATTTCTTGGCAAGTTTTCTCAGTTGGTTCTATAGGGCTGATTTTCAAAGTGTCCTCACTATTCTCAAATGTGATTAGCATTTTAGGTTTGCCTATTGCTCCTGTTTTGGCTGTGATCTTTCTTCACGATAAGTTAACTGGTGTTAAAGTGATGTCAATGTTGTTGGCTATATGGGGTTTTGTATCATATATTTATCAGCATTATCTTGATGATTTAAAGGACAAGGCTGCAAAAAATGTTCAAGTTGTGGAGCTTTCTGAAAGTCTCTCATTGAAAGAGGTTaaacatgtaatttaa
- the LOC107775284 gene encoding putative purine permease 10 isoform X1 — translation MGDTSVVVQSQVQADDEAKIEESSQNGTDQSKAPSFVQYKWWIQMVIYSTFVLSGQAIGTLFGRLYFDKGGNSKWLATLVQNIGFPILIPFLLITSTKTNHEVITEIQKPSFYIVASLYTLLGLFLAGNCMLYTIGLQYLPVTTYSLICASQLGFNALFSFFLNKQKITPYIVNSLVILTISSSLLVLQNDNSEDQSNKKSRKKYIIGFLSTVAASAGYALMLSITQLALQKIFKRESFRLILEMSIYQSLVATLAILVGFFASGEWKTMDKEMDEYKLGKVRYVLNLIGTAISWQVFSVGSIGLIFKVSSLFSNVISILGLPIAPVLAVIFLHDKLTGVKVMSMLLAIWGFVSYIYQHYLDDLKDKAAKNVQVVELSESLSLKEVKHVI, via the exons ATGGGGGATACTTCAGTAGTAGTGCAATCACAAGTACAAG CAGATGACGAAGCAAAAATTGAAGAGAGCTCACAGAATGGAACTGATCAGTCAAAAGCTCCAAGCTTCGTACAGTACAAATGGTGGATCCAAATGGTTATTTACTCAACATTTGTTCTCTCTGGCCAAGCCATAGGTACACTCTTTGGTCGATTATATTTTGACAAAGGGGGAAATAGCAAATGGTTAGCTACATTAGTACAAAATATAGGCTTCCCAATTCTCATCCCTTTCCTCTTAATCACATCAACTAAAACTAATCATGAAGTGATCACTGAAATACAGAAACCATCTTTTTATATCGTtgcttcactttatactttgctTGGGTTGTTCCTAGCTGGAAATTGTATGTTATACACAATAGGTTTACAATACCTCCCTGTCACAACTTATTCACTTATTTGTGCTAGTCAATTGGGATTCAATGCTCTTTTTTCCTTCTTCctaaataaacaaaaaatcacCCCTTATATTGTCAACTCATTAGTAATTCTTACTATTTCCTCTTCTCTCCTCGTCCTCCAAAACGACAATTCTGAAGATCAGTCCAATAAAAAGTCTAGAAAAAAATACATAATTGGATTTTTATCCACAGTTGCTGCATCTGCTGGTTATGCATTGATGCTCTCTATTACACAGCTTGCTCTTCAGAAAATCTTTAAGAGGGAAAGTTTTCGTTTGATTCTAGAGATGTCAATTTACCAGTCATTAGTTGCGACATTGGCAATTTTAGTTGGATTTTTCGCGAGTGGTGAGTGGAAAACTATGGACAAAGAAATGGATGAGTATAAATTAGGGAAAGTTAGATATGTTTTGAATTTAATTGGGACAGCTATTTCTTGGCAAGTTTTCTCAGTTGGTTCTATAGGGCTGATTTTCAAAGTGTCCTCACTATTCTCAAATGTGATTAGCATTTTAGGTTTGCCTATTGCTCCTGTTTTGGCTGTGATCTTTCTTCACGATAAGTTAACTGGTGTTAAAGTGATGTCAATGTTGTTGGCTATATGGGGTTTTGTATCATATATTTATCAGCATTATCTTGATGATTTAAAGGACAAGGCTGCAAAAAATGTTCAAGTTGTGGAGCTTTCTGAAAGTCTCTCATTGAAAGAGGTTaaacatgtaatttaa